The Lytechinus pictus isolate F3 Inbred chromosome 10, Lp3.0, whole genome shotgun sequence genome includes a window with the following:
- the LOC129269964 gene encoding uncharacterized protein LOC129269964: protein MGQTQPSKQSTPLVTSSFIFRSSDHQEIRMKAFILAIAAMVLVASVVATPEEFDTLEEIVYGSEPMVKRGRFVFCSGLHGESCICDRRFRKKDQRRYLNCRANGLGNIADAI from the exons ATGGGACAGACTCAACcatcgaagcaatcgactcctCTAGTTACATCGTCTTTTATCTTCAGATCGTCAGATCATCAAGAAATCAG AATGAAGGCCTTCATCCTCGCTATCGCTGCTATGGTCCTTGTCGCCTCCGTGGTCGCCACACCCGAGGAGTTCGACACCCTTGAGGAGATCGTCTACGGATCAGAGCCTATGGTCAAGAGGGGTCGATTCGTCT TCTGTTCCGGTCTCCATGGAGAGAGCTGTATCTGTGATCGTCGCTTCAGGAAGAAGGACCAAAGGAGGTACCTCAACTGCAGAGCAAATGGACTCGGAAACATCGCCGACGCCATCTAG
- the LOC129269962 gene encoding protein chibby homolog 1-like yields MPLLGNKFNTKKTPPRRSASLNNLNRLESSIREEEYGMTYGQPKVKLGGQELKFDEDNGVWIAESGNAGGVSQRDFIKLRKQNQSLAEENNLLKLKIELLLDMLAETTAEKHLLEKDMGEYGHSSSSKKKGKGQKR; encoded by the exons ATGCCTCTTCTCGGGAACAAGTTCAATACAAAGAAGACCCCTCCTAGAAGGTCGGCCTCTCTCAATAATCTTAATCGCTTGGAGAGCTCCATCAGAGAGGAAGAGTATGGGATGACCTACGGACAGCCAAAGGTCAAACTCGGGGGTCAAGAACTCAAGTTTGATGAAGACAATGGGGTGTGGATTGCTG agTCTGGCAATGCAGGAGGGGTCAGTCAGCGTGATTTCATCAAACTGAGAAAGCAGAACCAATCCTTGGCTGAAGAAAACAATCTActcaaattaaaaattgaactTCTACTTGACATG CTGGCTGAAACCACAGCAGAGAAACACCTACTAGAAAAGGACATGGGAGAGTATGGACATTCATCAAGTTcaaagaagaagggaaagggCCAGAagagatga